Proteins from a single region of Pseudomonas quebecensis:
- a CDS encoding recombination protein NinG, translating to MTIERKPAKPKKCRVATCRASFVPSRMGQAVCSPACAMIDAPRHEPKARKALGDIERKNIKVRKEKLKTRADHLREAQAAVNEYVRLRDAHLPCISCDSTPNDNDLMTGSRWDAGHYRSVGACPELRFEPLNIHRQCVKCNRNLSGNAVEYRIRLVLRIGAEKVAWLEGLHAPCKYTVDEIKAIKAKYRAKTRELKRAAA from the coding sequence ATGACCATTGAACGGAAGCCGGCCAAGCCGAAGAAATGCCGCGTTGCTACCTGCAGGGCCTCATTCGTGCCTTCGCGCATGGGCCAGGCGGTGTGCAGTCCGGCCTGCGCGATGATCGACGCGCCCAGGCATGAGCCGAAGGCGCGCAAGGCCCTGGGCGACATTGAGCGCAAGAACATCAAGGTCCGCAAGGAGAAACTGAAAACCCGGGCGGACCATCTGCGCGAAGCCCAGGCAGCGGTGAACGAGTACGTGCGGCTGCGTGATGCGCATCTGCCTTGCATCAGCTGCGATTCGACGCCCAATGACAACGACCTCATGACCGGCAGTCGGTGGGACGCCGGACACTACCGATCCGTCGGCGCCTGCCCGGAGCTGCGCTTCGAGCCGCTGAACATTCATCGCCAGTGCGTGAAGTGCAATCGCAACCTATCCGGCAATGCCGTGGAGTACCGCATTCGCCTGGTACTGCGCATCGGCGCCGAGAAGGTGGCCTGGCTGGAAGGTCTGCACGCGCCGTGCAAGTACACCGTGGATGAGATTAAGGCCATCAAGGCCAAATACCGGGCAAAGACCAGAGAACTGAAGAGGGCTGCAGCATGA
- a CDS encoding helix-turn-helix domain-containing protein: MSMGLMVAAMKLRVGNPLRKLVLIKLADNASDVGECWPSYQHIADQCEISKRSVMNHITALCDAGLLRKEIRKGGPKGNSSNVYFLTLDGGGAPPAPGVVQQIHQGSAAGSLPSESPAPEGSAAAAPRISNSLEPVIEPVIEPITPQATAKVVTGQVVPFVPQQPRVEIPADMPGPKDQTCKTFKVWANYAMAYRKRYGAWPVWNAKIGKQMALLVDRLGADVAHHVAAHFLKASDAAVLRKCHSVNELLVNAESYHTQWVTGQRVNGTTARQMERTEANLSAAEQAAQMVLAKRQAGDRNEYL, translated from the coding sequence ATGAGCATGGGCCTTATGGTCGCCGCAATGAAACTTCGCGTCGGCAATCCATTGCGCAAGCTTGTGTTGATCAAGCTGGCCGACAACGCCAGCGATGTAGGCGAGTGCTGGCCGTCTTATCAGCACATCGCCGATCAGTGCGAGATCAGCAAGCGCTCTGTCATGAACCACATCACAGCTCTGTGTGACGCGGGATTGCTGCGTAAGGAAATCCGTAAGGGTGGTCCGAAGGGAAACTCGTCGAACGTTTACTTCCTCACTCTCGATGGGGGTGGTGCACCTCCTGCACCAGGGGTAGTGCAGCAGATTCACCAGGGTAGTGCAGCAGGTTCACTCCCTAGTGAATCTCCTGCACCAGAGGGTAGTGCAGCAGCTGCACCCAGAATCAGTAACTCTCTTGAACCAGTCATAGAACCGGTCATTGAACCAATTACGCCCCAGGCTACCGCCAAGGTCGTGACGGGACAGGTCGTGCCATTCGTTCCCCAGCAACCACGAGTTGAGATTCCGGCCGACATGCCGGGGCCGAAAGACCAGACCTGCAAAACCTTTAAGGTCTGGGCGAACTACGCCATGGCCTACCGCAAGCGTTACGGCGCCTGGCCAGTGTGGAACGCAAAGATTGGCAAGCAGATGGCGCTGCTGGTTGACCGCCTTGGTGCTGACGTCGCCCACCACGTCGCCGCCCACTTCCTGAAAGCCAGCGATGCCGCCGTTCTGCGTAAGTGCCACAGCGTCAACGAGCTGCTGGTCAACGCCGAGAGCTATCACACCCAGTGGGTGACCGGGCAGCGCGTCAACGGCACAACTGCCCGCCAGATGGAACGAACCGAGGCCAACCTGTCCGCAGCGGAGCAGGCCGCTCAGATGGTTCTGGCCAAACGCCAAGCAGGTGACCGCAATGAATACCTCTGA
- a CDS encoding BRO-N domain-containing protein, protein MQTPPHINSTTNLAPRFSQSENVARNSSVIPFDFDGAAIRVITDKLGDPWFVARDVADALGYSKPENAVARHCKAATTTPKQGGGFMTIIPERDLYRLVMKSKLPAAEKFEEWVVGQVLPSIRKTGTFSTKGPNNSKIVGELAILECLDRLLKPANSSKMLMLAKIAANNGLDAKFLPGYAVDAAPDAAGGSSMPTKAMTGLIKDHAIASTARAFNLALQTHGFLTLLQRKNSKQETVDFWSVTEKGMAYGKNLTSPQCPRETQPHWYVDRFLELAAKVGKA, encoded by the coding sequence ATGCAAACCCCGCCACATATCAATAGCACTACCAATCTCGCGCCACGTTTTTCGCAATCTGAAAACGTGGCGCGCAACTCCTCAGTTATCCCGTTCGACTTCGACGGCGCCGCGATCCGGGTTATCACCGACAAGCTCGGCGACCCATGGTTTGTTGCTCGCGATGTCGCCGACGCCCTAGGCTACTCCAAGCCTGAGAACGCCGTGGCCCGTCACTGCAAGGCCGCGACCACTACCCCGAAACAGGGTGGTGGTTTCATGACCATCATCCCGGAGCGGGACCTGTACCGGCTGGTGATGAAGTCCAAGCTGCCGGCCGCCGAGAAGTTTGAAGAGTGGGTGGTGGGCCAGGTGCTGCCGAGCATCCGCAAGACCGGCACCTTTTCTACCAAAGGCCCGAACAATTCCAAGATCGTCGGCGAGCTCGCCATCCTGGAATGCTTAGACCGCCTGTTGAAGCCCGCCAACTCCAGCAAAATGCTGATGCTGGCCAAGATCGCCGCCAACAACGGGCTGGATGCCAAGTTCCTCCCAGGCTATGCCGTCGATGCTGCCCCAGACGCCGCTGGCGGGTCTTCAATGCCGACCAAGGCCATGACTGGCCTGATCAAAGATCACGCAATTGCCAGCACCGCACGTGCCTTCAACCTCGCGCTCCAAACCCACGGCTTTCTAACTCTGCTCCAGCGCAAAAACTCCAAACAGGAAACCGTCGACTTCTGGTCCGTTACCGAGAAGGGCATGGCCTACGGCAAGAACCTCACCAGTCCTCAATGCCCCCGCGAGACGCAGCCTCATTGGTACGTGGATCGCTTTCTTGAATTGGCCGCAAAGGTCGGGAAGGCTTGA
- a CDS encoding Cro/CI family transcriptional regulator produces the protein MNTHEVAEFFGSKTKLALALGIRPSAVTMWGETIPESRQYQIQVLSKGKFKAAKKAQAA, from the coding sequence ATGAATACGCATGAAGTCGCCGAATTCTTCGGCAGCAAGACAAAGCTGGCATTGGCTCTGGGTATTCGCCCAAGTGCCGTGACCATGTGGGGGGAAACTATCCCCGAATCCCGGCAGTACCAGATTCAGGTCCTTTCCAAAGGAAAGTTCAAGGCAGCAAAGAAGGCTCAGGCCGCCTGA
- a CDS encoding LexA family protein, whose amino-acid sequence MERHERIARAIQLSGKKKGEIAALCGVANSAVTQWITGESKSLRPENLYALAKATGFRAEWLAIGEGEEREASESNVSPAAQPTKSFRYPVVSWVAAGAWAEAVEPYPAGISDTYEFSEYDSKGPAFWLTVKGDSMTAPAGQSITEGTLILVDTEAEVAPGKLVVAKLPDSNEATFKKLVSDGGRLFLKPLNPSYPIEAVDENCRIVGVVVQALQKFY is encoded by the coding sequence ATGGAAAGACACGAACGTATTGCCCGAGCCATACAGCTCAGCGGGAAAAAGAAAGGGGAAATTGCAGCGCTCTGCGGTGTTGCGAATTCGGCCGTCACTCAGTGGATTACCGGTGAGAGTAAAAGCCTTAGGCCGGAGAACCTTTACGCCCTAGCGAAAGCGACCGGTTTCCGGGCTGAGTGGCTTGCTATTGGTGAGGGTGAAGAGCGCGAGGCTTCAGAATCGAACGTCTCCCCCGCCGCGCAACCCACCAAATCATTCCGCTACCCGGTAGTGAGCTGGGTTGCAGCTGGCGCCTGGGCGGAAGCAGTGGAGCCCTACCCGGCCGGAATTTCGGACACCTACGAGTTCTCAGAGTACGACTCCAAAGGCCCGGCGTTCTGGCTGACAGTTAAAGGTGACTCGATGACCGCACCCGCCGGCCAGAGCATCACTGAAGGCACTCTGATCCTGGTGGACACTGAGGCCGAAGTCGCCCCAGGCAAGCTGGTGGTAGCCAAGCTGCCAGACAGCAACGAAGCGACGTTCAAGAAGCTGGTCAGCGATGGCGGTCGACTGTTCCTGAAGCCGCTGAACCCCAGCTACCCAATCGAGGCCGTCGACGAGAACTGCCGGATCGTGGGCGTGGTGGTCCAGGCGCTGCAGAAGTTTTACTGA
- a CDS encoding DUF2388 domain-containing protein: MHAWKKLAIAAMMLIGSQVTANEKATPFDKVMTYTSILPTALTTLPSYTTDDSQKPLKTAKTDALAFIGSDGEIRGAQFEQASRYYRATYSSPLMSDMQLAQAIASSF, encoded by the coding sequence ATGCACGCATGGAAGAAGCTGGCAATCGCTGCAATGATGCTGATCGGCAGCCAGGTAACGGCGAATGAAAAGGCCACTCCGTTCGATAAGGTGATGACCTATACATCTATCCTACCAACCGCTTTGACGACGTTGCCCAGCTATACAACGGACGATTCGCAGAAACCACTCAAAACAGCAAAAACCGATGCACTTGCATTCATAGGATCAGACGGCGAAATTCGCGGCGCTCAGTTTGAGCAGGCTTCCAGGTACTACAGGGCGACCTACAGCTCGCCTTTGATGAGCGACATGCAACTGGCTCAGGCGATTGCATCGTCCTTCTGA
- a CDS encoding DUF1654 domain-containing protein — MNQAPYPTSKLRDSYELVGHRLQRLIASPRVQRIQLVEVSRRDYESPEAWRQVIQDIGDTAGIKIEHLDDGAVRIGWREYCDS; from the coding sequence ATGAACCAAGCACCCTACCCCACTTCCAAACTGAGAGATTCCTACGAGCTTGTGGGCCACCGCCTGCAACGCTTGATCGCCTCTCCCCGGGTACAGCGGATTCAGTTGGTTGAGGTCTCCAGGCGCGACTACGAAAGCCCTGAAGCCTGGCGCCAGGTGATCCAGGATATCGGCGACACTGCCGGCATAAAGATCGAGCATCTGGATGATGGTGCCGTCAGGATCGGCTGGCGCGAGTACTGCGATTCCTAA
- a CDS encoding siphovirus Gp157 family protein: MTQLYALTGKLAELQAMADIDDEGLKEALQHAMDEVQGDFNDKADNIVMLRRNIESDVTAIDNEIERLAELRRIKSNSVSQISDYLRRNMEAANIKSIKRPLFTITLAMGSERVIVDNEDAVPDELTTVKSSIAPDKKAIAAKLKEIREHNEAVRKRMAVGEDAEHELLPEPTWAHLERGDSSIRIK; the protein is encoded by the coding sequence ATGACTCAACTCTACGCACTGACCGGCAAGCTGGCTGAGCTCCAGGCCATGGCCGACATCGATGATGAGGGTCTGAAAGAGGCTCTTCAACATGCCATGGACGAAGTGCAAGGTGACTTCAACGATAAGGCCGACAACATCGTCATGTTGCGCCGGAACATTGAAAGCGACGTGACGGCCATCGACAACGAAATCGAGCGCCTTGCTGAACTCAGGAGAATCAAGTCCAACAGCGTTTCGCAGATCAGCGACTACCTGCGCCGCAACATGGAAGCCGCCAACATCAAGTCGATCAAGCGTCCGCTCTTCACCATCACGCTGGCCATGGGCAGCGAACGGGTGATCGTGGACAACGAAGATGCAGTGCCGGACGAACTGACCACTGTGAAGTCGAGCATTGCTCCGGACAAAAAGGCCATTGCCGCCAAGCTCAAGGAGATCCGCGAGCATAACGAAGCGGTTCGCAAGCGCATGGCAGTCGGTGAAGACGCTGAACACGAACTTCTACCCGAACCTACCTGGGCTCACTTGGAGCGCGGCGATAGTTCGATCCGAATCAAGTGA
- a CDS encoding YfdQ family protein, translated as MSLTKDAIQLITDTALEANGKKLETLVPTVVLPESSKVIDLERFQGGRSRFRGTYTTHSLEDFSAYVVERTALGARGFIDQDEMSCVLLFNLGTAEVPGHADDRAVLKLKPTAGYTAAQQIGGRGISQKDLSDWIEDWHQYLTPVDEVGAAIPVAKAIAAVRTITIKASSESETTVGETSASRSAMDQIEARSKETLPVSLQFRTVPFEGLTEQQIILRLSVITSGSQPVLKLRWIGEEVQREDIAQEFKTVLQKHIGVSARLALGSFDPK; from the coding sequence ATGTCACTTACCAAAGATGCAATTCAGCTCATCACCGATACGGCGCTGGAAGCCAACGGCAAGAAGCTGGAAACACTGGTCCCTACCGTGGTGCTGCCGGAAAGCTCGAAAGTAATCGACTTGGAGAGGTTCCAGGGCGGTCGCAGCCGCTTCCGTGGAACCTATACCACTCACTCGCTGGAAGACTTCAGTGCCTACGTGGTGGAACGCACGGCGCTTGGCGCCCGCGGCTTCATTGATCAGGACGAGATGAGCTGTGTGCTGCTGTTCAATTTGGGCACCGCAGAAGTACCTGGTCACGCTGATGATCGCGCCGTCCTCAAGTTGAAACCCACCGCCGGCTACACCGCCGCCCAGCAAATCGGCGGCCGCGGCATCAGCCAGAAAGACCTGAGCGACTGGATCGAAGACTGGCACCAGTATCTCACGCCGGTTGATGAGGTTGGAGCCGCCATACCGGTGGCCAAAGCTATCGCCGCCGTGCGCACTATCACCATAAAGGCGTCCAGCGAATCGGAAACCACCGTGGGCGAGACCAGCGCCAGCCGTAGCGCCATGGACCAGATCGAAGCGCGCAGTAAAGAAACCCTGCCAGTGTCGTTGCAATTCCGCACGGTGCCGTTCGAAGGCCTGACCGAGCAGCAGATAATCCTGCGCCTGTCGGTTATTACCAGCGGCTCGCAGCCAGTGCTTAAACTGCGATGGATAGGTGAAGAGGTGCAGCGCGAAGATATCGCGCAGGAGTTTAAGACGGTGCTGCAAAAGCATATTGGCGTTAGTGCCAGACTGGCGCTTGGCTCGTTTGATCCGAAATAA
- a CDS encoding DUF4145 domain-containing protein: MKLEVFVREFVKGEIPEYPCPSCGKLKLSEKAFVSEADASTKRNGGSEGWEPEYDEYVFSLTLECTGCFETIFVSGDGYVDEEIDVDDHENWSRHLVVKYRPKYFFPALRFIDYPNATPKDVKESVDAAAALFYAHPAASCNSLRMAAEGIVTSLGVPESARGKFVSLEKRIKQLPESSTERNLLDAIRWQGNNGSHSNSIITHADTEDSFNIINLLIEEVYSDRKRKIQELADAINLRKGPVRLHGFRE, from the coding sequence GTGAAATTGGAAGTTTTCGTAAGAGAGTTTGTTAAAGGTGAAATTCCTGAATATCCCTGCCCTTCCTGCGGAAAACTGAAGTTATCCGAGAAAGCTTTTGTTTCAGAAGCTGATGCTTCTACCAAAAGGAATGGTGGCTCAGAGGGTTGGGAGCCAGAATATGATGAGTACGTGTTCAGTCTGACCTTAGAATGCACTGGGTGTTTTGAGACAATTTTCGTCAGTGGTGACGGTTATGTTGACGAGGAAATCGATGTTGATGATCACGAAAACTGGTCGCGACATTTAGTAGTAAAATATCGTCCAAAATACTTTTTCCCAGCTCTAAGGTTCATTGATTACCCCAACGCAACCCCTAAGGACGTGAAGGAAAGCGTAGACGCCGCGGCAGCACTGTTTTATGCGCACCCAGCAGCTTCATGCAACTCTTTACGTATGGCAGCTGAGGGGATAGTAACATCGCTTGGCGTGCCAGAGAGTGCGAGAGGGAAGTTCGTTTCTTTAGAAAAAAGAATTAAACAACTCCCCGAGAGTTCTACAGAGCGAAATTTGCTTGACGCGATTAGGTGGCAAGGTAATAACGGAAGCCACTCGAACTCAATCATTACTCATGCGGATACAGAAGACTCTTTCAATATTATAAATCTTCTTATTGAAGAAGTTTACAGCGATCGCAAGCGGAAAATTCAAGAGCTAGCCGATGCCATTAATTTACGAAAGGGGCCGGTAAGGTTGCATGGTTTTCGAGAGTGA
- a CDS encoding phosphoadenosine phosphosulfate reductase family protein translates to MPTHNIVSMSGGKDSTATLLVARELEVPNLSAVVADTGHEHPETYDYIHYLAEATGVPIRWVKADFSRQIAGKRKFVETKWREKGVAESVVLGALEVLHPTGNPFLDLCLWKGRFPSTKARFCTDELKRNPIIEQVYLPLMDGENMLLSWQGVRADESLNRRYLPECDEVGGGLFNYRPILKWTVDSVFEAHRAAGIKPNPLYLQGCNRVGCMPCIMCAKDELRQIAARWPEEVDRVREWERLVSIASKRGAATFFATVTDPTVRSDEKVSAATHGIDRIVDWSNTARGGRQFDMVDLIARTDSQNSCSSAYGLCE, encoded by the coding sequence ATGCCTACTCACAACATCGTCAGCATGAGCGGCGGTAAAGACAGCACGGCTACGCTGCTGGTCGCCCGCGAGCTGGAGGTGCCTAACCTGAGCGCTGTAGTGGCTGATACCGGGCATGAGCATCCAGAGACGTACGACTACATCCACTACCTGGCTGAAGCCACTGGTGTTCCCATCCGGTGGGTAAAGGCAGATTTCTCCAGGCAGATCGCCGGCAAACGCAAATTCGTCGAAACGAAATGGCGCGAAAAGGGTGTTGCCGAATCCGTGGTGCTGGGCGCTCTAGAAGTCCTGCACCCAACCGGCAACCCGTTCCTGGACTTGTGCCTTTGGAAAGGTCGATTCCCCAGCACCAAAGCCCGCTTCTGCACCGACGAGCTCAAGCGCAACCCAATCATTGAGCAGGTCTACCTGCCACTCATGGACGGCGAAAACATGCTGCTGTCCTGGCAAGGCGTGCGGGCCGATGAATCACTGAACCGCCGATACCTGCCGGAGTGCGATGAGGTTGGCGGCGGCCTGTTCAACTACCGGCCCATCTTGAAGTGGACGGTTGATTCAGTCTTCGAGGCTCACCGCGCGGCCGGGATCAAGCCGAACCCGCTTTACTTGCAAGGCTGCAATCGAGTCGGGTGCATGCCCTGCATCATGTGCGCGAAAGACGAGCTCCGGCAGATCGCGGCCAGGTGGCCAGAGGAAGTTGATCGTGTGCGCGAGTGGGAGCGACTGGTGAGCATTGCCAGCAAGCGAGGCGCGGCTACGTTCTTCGCCACCGTCACCGACCCCACCGTCCGGTCAGATGAAAAGGTTAGCGCGGCCACGCACGGAATTGACAGGATCGTCGACTGGAGCAACACCGCGCGCGGCGGCCGCCAGTTCGACATGGTCGACCTCATCGCACGCACCGACAGCCAGAACAGTTGTTCATCTGCTTATGGTCTTTGTGAATGA
- a CDS encoding DNA cytosine methyltransferase, producing MSAQRKKHALDFKTQYGLGFNPQDDEIVVDFFCGGGGAGTGLEMGLGRAVNVAKNHSPQAISMHTVNHPGAKHFTTDVFDGDPDTECGGKAVGWFHMSPDCTHHSQAAGGQPRKREIRNLSWIGLKWGGKKRPRVISLENVKQILQWGRLIAKRDKATGRVVKLDGNVAAPGEVVPVGQQFLIPDPKQRGRTWRRFVALLEGMGYVVEWKVIKACDFGAPTSRERLFMIARCDGQPIVWPEPTHAKNPAKGQQKWKTAADCIDFTDLGKSIFGRKKDLAPATLRRVAKGMKKFVIDSASPFIVPIANWSGEAVQSADEPLRTITSYPKGGAFSVVSPIIAPATHQGSDRINDPLEPLPTVTCANRGELTLISPLMVGAGGPEYSGKPVGMDQPVGTLMTQNHRALASACIVQAGHGEGSGANKRRSHGVNDICGPIGTVTASGGGQSVSSAVMIQANGGFNTTHAKGMHEPMTTVTNTGSQQQLAVANLVHLRGNCDARDVNDPLHTVSAGGQHHGLVSAFMERAFGGSVGQGLEEPAPTITAGGGGKSSLVSLTLSPEHEAGALRVAAFLISYYGTENISACDAPAPTITTKDRLAMVTVMVKGTPYVIVDICLRMLKPAELYKAQGFPADYIISHGADGKPFTKTQQVHMCGNSVSPPPMAALARANDPWRISEYQTEAA from the coding sequence ATGTCCGCACAACGGAAGAAACACGCCTTGGATTTCAAAACTCAATACGGACTCGGCTTCAACCCTCAGGACGATGAGATCGTTGTCGACTTCTTCTGCGGTGGCGGCGGGGCCGGTACCGGCTTGGAGATGGGCCTGGGCCGCGCGGTGAATGTTGCGAAGAACCACAGCCCGCAAGCGATCAGCATGCACACCGTGAACCACCCGGGCGCGAAGCACTTCACGACCGACGTTTTCGATGGCGACCCGGACACCGAGTGCGGCGGCAAGGCCGTGGGCTGGTTCCACATGTCGCCGGACTGCACCCATCACAGCCAGGCAGCTGGCGGCCAACCGCGCAAGCGCGAGATCCGCAACCTGTCGTGGATCGGCCTCAAGTGGGGAGGCAAGAAGCGGCCCCGCGTGATCAGCCTGGAGAACGTGAAGCAGATCCTGCAATGGGGCCGACTGATCGCCAAGCGCGACAAGGCCACCGGGCGAGTGGTGAAGCTGGACGGCAATGTGGCGGCACCTGGCGAGGTCGTGCCGGTGGGCCAGCAGTTCCTTATTCCAGATCCAAAGCAGCGCGGCCGGACCTGGCGCCGCTTCGTGGCTCTGCTCGAGGGCATGGGCTACGTCGTCGAGTGGAAGGTGATCAAGGCCTGCGACTTCGGCGCGCCGACCAGCCGGGAGCGGCTGTTCATGATTGCCCGATGCGACGGCCAGCCAATCGTGTGGCCCGAGCCGACCCACGCGAAAAACCCTGCCAAGGGTCAGCAGAAGTGGAAAACAGCCGCTGACTGCATCGACTTCACCGACCTGGGCAAAAGCATATTCGGACGCAAGAAGGACCTGGCACCGGCCACCCTGCGCCGCGTTGCCAAGGGCATGAAGAAGTTCGTCATCGACAGCGCGTCGCCATTTATTGTGCCGATTGCGAACTGGTCCGGCGAGGCAGTGCAGTCGGCCGACGAGCCGCTGCGCACCATCACCTCCTACCCAAAGGGCGGCGCCTTCTCAGTGGTCAGCCCGATCATTGCCCCGGCTACCCACCAGGGCAGCGACCGAATCAATGACCCGCTTGAGCCGCTGCCCACAGTGACCTGTGCGAACCGTGGCGAGCTGACGCTGATCAGCCCACTGATGGTTGGGGCCGGTGGCCCGGAGTACTCAGGCAAGCCGGTGGGCATGGACCAGCCGGTGGGCACGCTGATGACCCAGAACCACCGTGCGCTGGCTTCCGCCTGCATCGTCCAGGCCGGGCACGGCGAGGGCTCTGGGGCAAATAAGCGCCGCTCCCACGGGGTGAACGACATTTGCGGCCCTATCGGCACGGTTACCGCAAGCGGCGGCGGACAGTCCGTCAGCTCCGCGGTGATGATCCAGGCCAACGGCGGATTCAACACCACGCACGCCAAGGGCATGCACGAACCCATGACCACGGTGACCAACACCGGCAGTCAGCAGCAACTGGCGGTGGCGAACCTGGTTCACTTGCGTGGCAACTGCGATGCACGGGACGTGAACGACCCGCTGCACACCGTCAGCGCCGGCGGCCAGCACCACGGGTTGGTTAGCGCATTCATGGAGCGGGCATTCGGCGGCAGCGTTGGCCAGGGCCTGGAGGAACCAGCACCCACCATCACAGCCGGCGGCGGTGGCAAGAGTTCGCTGGTGTCGCTCACGCTGTCACCGGAACACGAAGCCGGTGCCCTCCGCGTAGCCGCTTTCCTGATCAGCTACTACGGTACCGAGAACATCAGCGCTTGCGATGCGCCCGCTCCGACAATCACCACCAAGGACCGCCTGGCCATGGTCACCGTCATGGTGAAGGGCACGCCCTATGTGATCGTCGACATCTGCCTGCGGATGCTGAAACCGGCCGAGCTGTACAAGGCCCAGGGCTTCCCGGCCGACTACATCATCAGCCACGGCGCCGACGGCAAGCCGTTCACCAAAACTCAGCAGGTGCACATGTGCGGCAACAGCGTCAGCCCGCCGCCCATGGCTGCACTCGCAAGGGCAAATGACCCATGGAGAATCTCGGAGTACCAAACAGAAGCAGCTTGA
- a CDS encoding DNA-methyltransferase, producing MKQHRVLIGDCIESMRTLPDKSVQMCVTSPPYYGLRDYGVDGQIGLEETPAEFIARLVEVFREVRRVLRDDGTAWVNMGDSYAGSWGAHGRDDMGVGVSTLSQRQVMASQRKAKSTTHAEYKPKDLMGMPWRLAFALQDDGWYLRQDIIWHKPNPMPESTRDRCTKAHEYIFLLSKSRRYHCDMTAIREPAIYGATPSGVGFGHGFDVITKPRATVPTGWDTSTGDGGHGAFHKDGAERARRDSFKREGSKREQAIPGQAVGTHRPDREESSWDVATRNKRSVWTVATHAFKEAHFATFPPDLIRPCILAGAPLGGTVLDPFGGAGTTAVVAMQEGRKSILCELNPEYAAMAERRIAAAWLDGAAQMDVFRDTVQHPAA from the coding sequence ATGAAACAGCATCGCGTTTTGATCGGCGACTGCATTGAGTCGATGCGGACGCTGCCAGACAAGTCGGTTCAGATGTGCGTAACCAGCCCGCCCTACTATGGACTTCGGGATTACGGTGTAGACGGCCAGATTGGTCTAGAGGAAACGCCAGCCGAGTTCATAGCTCGACTGGTCGAAGTGTTCCGCGAGGTGCGCCGAGTACTCCGCGACGATGGAACGGCCTGGGTAAATATGGGTGACAGCTATGCCGGCAGTTGGGGCGCGCACGGTCGTGATGATATGGGCGTCGGAGTATCGACGCTCAGCCAGAGGCAGGTGATGGCAAGTCAGCGTAAAGCAAAATCGACAACCCACGCGGAGTACAAGCCGAAAGACCTGATGGGCATGCCGTGGCGCCTGGCGTTCGCCCTCCAGGATGACGGATGGTACCTGCGGCAAGACATCATCTGGCACAAGCCAAACCCCATGCCGGAATCAACGCGCGACCGCTGCACAAAGGCCCACGAATATATCTTCTTGCTCAGTAAGTCGCGCCGGTACCACTGCGATATGACCGCGATCCGCGAGCCTGCGATATACGGCGCAACACCCAGCGGGGTCGGCTTCGGCCATGGCTTCGATGTGATAACCAAGCCGAGGGCAACGGTACCGACCGGCTGGGACACATCAACCGGCGACGGTGGGCACGGTGCTTTCCACAAAGACGGCGCAGAGCGAGCACGGCGGGACAGCTTCAAGCGTGAAGGTTCGAAGCGAGAGCAGGCCATACCGGGCCAAGCAGTCGGCACGCATCGACCAGACCGCGAGGAAAGTTCGTGGGATGTAGCCACCCGCAATAAGCGCAGCGTCTGGACCGTTGCAACGCACGCCTTCAAGGAAGCCCACTTCGCCACGTTCCCGCCCGATCTGATCCGCCCGTGCATCCTTGCCGGCGCGCCACTAGGCGGCACCGTGCTTGACCCTTTCGGCGGCGCCGGTACCACGGCGGTGGTTGCCATGCAGGAAGGCCGAAAATCAATCCTGTGCGAACTGAACCCGGAATATGCCGCAATGGCTGAACGCCGGATCGCGGCCGCCTGGCTCGACGGCGCCGCACAGATGGATGTCTTCCGCGACACAGTGCAACACCCAGCAGCCTAA
- a CDS encoding DUF4224 domain-containing protein — protein sequence MSGVQFLSHEEVCELTGARTKAGQILNLKRNGIRHTIKMNGWPSVTAMAVTAVGISEPEKLVWKPRKAS from the coding sequence ATGAGCGGAGTTCAATTCCTATCGCATGAAGAGGTTTGCGAGCTGACCGGCGCTCGGACAAAGGCTGGCCAGATCCTGAACCTCAAAAGAAACGGCATCCGGCACACCATCAAAATGAACGGTTGGCCGAGCGTGACAGCCATGGCAGTTACTGCCGTCGGCATATCCGAGCCAGAGAAACTCGTATGGAAACCACGCAAGGCAAGCTGA